In Pseudomonas oryzicola, one DNA window encodes the following:
- a CDS encoding DUF2599 domain-containing protein, with translation MYPHVRSSFFIACALPFTLSALAAQAPLDPLETVKRINRNYNTINNHCQEADTGAARGHYYCSGVTLRMVNDGPFNPWDYSPYAVKIGATSYSWLRKDLSTRILIHPAGFILRLPTDAVALKLPVKEQGWTCIYAFDGGTGPERKWYGCGFFDNREPPRTAQGTLTNRNAALAYGTCAEAGVATAEQWTQKYTGVLKGPIQYNQCSWNAEKPSDWNAMIKVHESRLNPTHKDPFAYSAQVTEFMLKNASASNDGSENMKHIDAFIYNVNSTQNFATRGDVAPPRPENGLNSARNFQKKLQAQGYSVPILRLDFTQPPEQRFSYVAADQAIDLSPAGGGQPAPVPAAPRYIAATSWAERYDPGSKKNEWTLNVIPTAEGKAIQASDQDALYKELFELRGMDSQWRETEKYPGSMRQQLACLVRNYPAKTEWNLEPFRPTVTPEEAAKAGCNPVPAQAPRYIASADWIKRYDPGTRREEWTLSVVPTPAGRALPDVQVGALYDQLFALRGADGQWRENETSAGSMRQQLSCVLVNYRAKTPWNLEPFRPRLSESETRAAGCNPVPR, from the coding sequence ATGTACCCGCATGTTCGTTCCTCGTTTTTCATCGCCTGTGCCCTGCCCTTCACCCTCAGTGCGCTGGCCGCCCAGGCGCCGCTCGATCCGCTGGAAACCGTCAAGCGCATCAACCGCAACTACAACACCATCAATAACCACTGCCAGGAGGCCGACACCGGTGCCGCACGCGGCCACTACTACTGCAGCGGTGTGACCTTGCGCATGGTCAATGACGGGCCGTTCAACCCCTGGGACTACAGCCCCTATGCGGTCAAGATCGGCGCCACATCCTATAGCTGGCTGCGCAAGGACCTGAGTACGCGTATTCTCATCCACCCGGCCGGTTTCATCCTGCGCCTGCCCACCGACGCGGTGGCCTTGAAACTGCCGGTGAAGGAGCAGGGTTGGACGTGCATCTACGCCTTCGACGGCGGCACCGGGCCAGAACGCAAATGGTACGGCTGCGGCTTCTTCGACAACCGCGAACCGCCGCGCACCGCCCAGGGCACCCTGACCAACCGTAATGCCGCGTTGGCCTATGGCACCTGCGCGGAAGCTGGGGTCGCCACCGCCGAGCAGTGGACACAGAAATACACCGGCGTGTTGAAGGGCCCCATCCAGTACAACCAGTGCTCCTGGAACGCGGAAAAACCGAGTGACTGGAATGCCATGATCAAGGTCCACGAATCGCGCCTGAACCCCACCCACAAGGACCCCTTCGCCTACAGCGCCCAGGTCACCGAATTCATGCTCAAGAATGCCTCGGCGAGCAACGACGGCAGCGAGAACATGAAGCACATCGATGCCTTCATCTACAACGTCAACAGCACGCAGAACTTCGCCACCCGCGGTGACGTGGCACCACCAAGACCGGAGAATGGCTTGAACAGTGCGCGCAACTTCCAGAAGAAACTTCAGGCGCAGGGCTATAGCGTGCCGATTCTGCGGCTGGACTTCACCCAACCGCCGGAGCAACGCTTCAGCTATGTCGCCGCCGACCAGGCAATCGACCTGTCCCCTGCCGGTGGCGGGCAACCCGCGCCAGTGCCAGCGGCGCCGCGCTATATCGCCGCGACCAGCTGGGCAGAGCGCTACGACCCCGGCAGCAAGAAAAACGAATGGACACTCAACGTCATCCCTACTGCCGAGGGCAAGGCGATCCAGGCCAGCGACCAGGACGCGTTGTACAAGGAATTGTTCGAACTGCGCGGTATGGACAGCCAATGGCGCGAGACTGAGAAATACCCAGGCAGCATGCGCCAGCAACTGGCCTGCCTGGTGCGTAACTACCCGGCCAAGACCGAATGGAACCTGGAGCCGTTCCGCCCCACCGTCACTCCTGAGGAGGCGGCCAAGGCCGGCTGCAACCCTGTGCCAGCGCAAGCGCCCAGGTACATCGCCTCTGCCGATTGGATCAAGCGCTACGACCCCGGCACCCGCCGGGAGGAATGGACCCTGAGCGTGGTGCCGACCCCGGCGGGACGCGCCTTGCCCGACGTACAAGTCGGGGCGCTGTACGACCAGCTGTTTGCCCTCAGAGGTGCCGACGGCCAATGGCGCGAGAATGAGACCTCTGCCGGCAGCATGCGCCAGCAATTGAGCTGCGTGCTGGTCAACTACCGGGCCAAGACGCCGTGGAACCTGGAGCCTTTCCGGCCAAGGCTATCCGAAAGCGAAACCCGCGCCGCAGGTTGCAATCCGGTTCCGCGCTGA
- a CDS encoding DUF2599 domain-containing protein: MQKRLNRIVPLLTLPLFLHITSANAESCEETLRQVESLYNKTVDSCGNDPASDCSGLLIRGTHRADPAKGQQWDVWNPSPKARELGTFAASWMRADGISYEDPGMSTQNGYIIKPIDLVRAPETPVHVYCAFPNDAWTDFRDDRGCGNNRNTSQTEAVCQAMAPPITNASAWVAHFTRFNNDRKQDQLQCGFNMRNPMSSQDRVNAFRNFMGARRAINTREFQTQTELRLGNPKDDELPILAFFYSDQRGLNDALANQRDYKNKTGKDRNIVKIDFPRTPTGKASFSCTQAAPLPTQQFCDKYIQSSSWVQRPDPKLGPDTWSLQVVPTACGRAIKDDQTDRMFAELYNKHKDDAQWRRYSINGGSLRRQLVCHLAASYDNKPVRDKPEWNLEPARPYVDQATAVAQFCNPY; encoded by the coding sequence ATGCAAAAGCGTTTGAACAGGATTGTCCCGCTACTGACCTTGCCGTTGTTTCTGCACATCACCTCGGCGAACGCCGAGTCCTGCGAAGAGACACTGAGGCAGGTGGAAAGCCTCTACAACAAGACCGTCGACAGCTGCGGGAATGACCCGGCATCCGACTGTTCCGGCCTGTTGATCAGGGGTACCCACCGCGCCGACCCGGCGAAGGGCCAGCAATGGGACGTATGGAACCCAAGCCCCAAGGCGCGAGAGCTGGGGACCTTTGCCGCCTCCTGGATGCGTGCCGACGGCATCAGCTATGAAGACCCGGGCATGAGCACGCAGAACGGCTACATCATCAAGCCGATCGACCTGGTGCGCGCCCCCGAGACGCCGGTGCACGTGTACTGCGCCTTCCCCAACGACGCCTGGACCGATTTCCGCGATGACCGGGGCTGCGGCAATAACCGCAATACCAGCCAGACCGAAGCCGTATGCCAGGCCATGGCCCCGCCCATCACCAACGCCAGTGCCTGGGTCGCCCACTTCACCCGGTTCAACAACGACCGCAAGCAGGACCAGCTGCAATGTGGCTTCAACATGCGCAACCCGATGAGCAGCCAGGACCGGGTCAATGCGTTCCGCAACTTCATGGGTGCCCGACGTGCCATCAACACCCGTGAGTTCCAGACCCAGACCGAGCTGCGCCTGGGCAACCCGAAAGATGATGAATTGCCGATCCTGGCGTTCTTCTACAGTGATCAGCGCGGCCTGAACGATGCCCTGGCCAATCAGCGCGACTACAAGAACAAGACCGGCAAGGACCGCAACATCGTCAAGATCGACTTCCCGCGTACACCCACTGGCAAGGCCAGCTTCTCCTGCACCCAGGCCGCGCCGCTGCCCACCCAGCAGTTCTGTGACAAATACATCCAGTCCAGCAGCTGGGTACAGCGCCCCGATCCGAAGCTGGGGCCGGACACCTGGTCGCTGCAGGTCGTGCCCACCGCGTGCGGGCGTGCGATCAAGGACGACCAGACCGACCGGATGTTCGCCGAGCTGTACAACAAGCACAAGGACGATGCGCAATGGCGGCGCTACAGCATCAACGGTGGCTCGCTGCGTCGCCAGCTGGTGTGCCACCTGGCAGCAAGCTATGACAACAAACCGGTCAGGGACAAGCCCGAATGGAACCTTGAGCCGGCGCGCCCGTATGTCGACCAGGCCACGGCCGTAGCGCAGTTCTGCAACCCGTATTGA
- a CDS encoding SDR family oxidoreductase, with amino-acid sequence MGVECFVTGGSGFVGQHLLARLSATGHKTWVLMRNRDHLERLREQVGQLGGNPANIHAVAGDISRDGLGLSEADRQSVSCASVVFHLAAAFSWGLTMERARAVNVQGALRVARLAASLRVRLVMVGGYMVQNFAFLTRIGVDYDCPANTDWPAVYSRVGGYEGSKLESHFAVIRYMQQAGADYTIVHPATVCGHSESGHILAGQPLVELIRNLAQGRFKAVPGSTRHWLPMVSVDYLVTLITCVAFDPLLANRQVLALHEHTPNLQGLLRELAKTLGVKAPQRHVAIGLLRWLAMIPGLAARLEIRAESLNFIQTQRFDMSESEHLERKYRLTQPDMAQTLERTVRYVMAHLPD; translated from the coding sequence ATGGGTGTGGAATGCTTCGTTACAGGCGGCAGCGGGTTTGTCGGGCAACATCTGCTGGCCCGTCTTTCCGCGACTGGGCACAAGACCTGGGTGCTCATGCGCAACCGGGACCACCTTGAGCGTCTCAGGGAGCAGGTCGGCCAGCTGGGCGGTAACCCGGCGAATATTCATGCCGTTGCGGGCGATATCAGCAGGGACGGGCTGGGGCTCAGCGAGGCAGACAGGCAGAGCGTGTCCTGCGCCTCGGTGGTTTTCCACCTGGCGGCGGCGTTTTCCTGGGGGCTGACCATGGAGCGTGCCCGCGCGGTCAATGTGCAAGGCGCCCTGAGGGTCGCCAGGTTGGCGGCGAGCTTGCGCGTCCGCTTGGTGATGGTGGGCGGCTACATGGTGCAGAACTTTGCCTTCCTTACCCGTATCGGGGTTGATTACGATTGCCCCGCAAACACTGACTGGCCCGCAGTCTATAGCCGCGTGGGTGGCTACGAAGGCAGCAAGCTCGAGTCGCATTTCGCGGTCATCCGCTACATGCAGCAAGCGGGTGCGGATTACACCATCGTTCATCCGGCGACGGTGTGTGGCCACAGCGAGAGTGGGCACATCCTGGCAGGTCAGCCGCTGGTCGAACTCATTCGCAATCTGGCGCAAGGCCGTTTCAAGGCGGTGCCTGGTTCCACCCGGCACTGGTTGCCAATGGTCAGCGTCGATTACCTGGTGACGCTGATAACCTGCGTGGCGTTCGACCCTTTGCTGGCCAACCGGCAGGTGCTGGCGCTCCATGAGCACACGCCCAACCTGCAGGGGCTGCTCAGGGAGCTGGCGAAAACGCTGGGGGTCAAGGCACCCCAGCGCCATGTCGCGATCGGATTGCTCCGCTGGCTAGCGATGATTCCCGGGCTGGCCGCCCGCTTGGAGATCCGCGCCGAGTCGTTGAACTTCATCCAGACCCAGCGCTTCGACATGAGCGAGAGCGAGCATCTGGAGCGCAAGTATCGGTTAACGCAGCCCGACATGGCGCAGACACTGGAAAGGACGGTGCGCTACGTCATGGCTCACCTGCCCGATTGA
- a CDS encoding MerR family transcriptional regulator — MNVGELERRSGIGRHALRYYEKLGLIVAHRRTNNYRSYSEQTVADLQFIQTAQSMGFSLAAIGDILAAKRGNTIDCAQGAALIAEKMAEIQAKIIALQAAYASLDTERKKLEASAIAKGLMLPHLSVRGAVSRQ; from the coding sequence GTGAATGTTGGAGAGTTGGAGCGCCGCAGTGGCATCGGCCGTCACGCATTGCGCTATTACGAAAAGCTCGGGCTTATCGTCGCCCATCGACGGACCAACAACTATCGCAGTTACAGCGAACAGACCGTTGCCGACCTGCAATTCATTCAGACTGCCCAGAGCATGGGGTTTTCACTCGCGGCGATCGGCGACATCCTGGCAGCCAAGCGCGGCAACACCATCGATTGCGCACAAGGCGCGGCCTTGATTGCGGAAAAGATGGCCGAAATCCAGGCGAAGATCATCGCCCTGCAGGCCGCCTATGCGTCTCTCGATACGGAACGTAAAAAGCTTGAGGCCAGTGCCATCGCCAAGGGGCTGATGCTGCCGCATCTTTCGGTACGGGGTGCGGTCTCCAGGCAATAA
- the pbpG gene encoding D-alanyl-D-alanine endopeptidase produces the protein MKTSLSILSLLLLLTGTATLPSTAAAQSPAQVQRDPSKLHLASGSALLIDLNTNQELYSNHADRVVPIASVTKLMTAMVVLDAKQPMDEMLTMTIANNPEMKGVYSRVRLGSQLDRRETLLITLMSSENRAANTLANHYPGGYPAFIKAMNAKARSLGMAHTRYVEPTGLSTQNVSTARDLAKLLMASRKYPMLSELSTTREKTVAFRKPNYTLGFRNTDHLVNKSNWDIKLTKTGFTNEAGHCLVLLTRMDNRPVAMVILDAFGKYTHFADASRMRQWLETGAAKPAPAVAMQYKAERQNKGRLAAE, from the coding sequence GTGAAAACATCCCTGTCCATCCTCAGCCTGCTGCTGTTGCTCACAGGTACCGCGACCCTCCCGTCGACCGCTGCTGCACAATCCCCGGCCCAGGTTCAACGTGACCCGTCCAAGCTGCACCTGGCTTCGGGCAGCGCTCTGCTGATCGATCTGAACACCAACCAGGAGCTGTATTCGAACCACGCCGACCGCGTGGTGCCGATCGCCTCGGTGACCAAGCTGATGACCGCCATGGTAGTGCTCGACGCCAAGCAGCCCATGGATGAAATGCTCACCATGACCATCGCCAACAACCCGGAAATGAAAGGCGTGTATTCGCGTGTGCGCCTGGGCAGCCAGCTGGACCGCCGCGAAACCTTGCTGATTACCCTGATGTCGTCGGAAAACCGGGCGGCCAATACCCTGGCCAACCATTACCCGGGGGGCTACCCGGCGTTCATCAAGGCGATGAACGCCAAGGCCCGTAGCCTGGGCATGGCGCACACCCGCTACGTCGAACCGACCGGCCTGTCGACGCAGAACGTGTCCACCGCCCGCGACCTGGCCAAGCTGCTGATGGCCTCGCGCAAGTACCCGATGCTGAGCGAGCTGTCGACCACGCGCGAGAAGACCGTGGCCTTCCGCAAGCCCAACTACACGCTGGGCTTCCGCAATACCGACCATTTGGTGAACAAGAGCAATTGGGACATCAAGCTGACCAAGACCGGCTTCACCAATGAGGCCGGGCACTGCCTGGTGCTGTTGACCCGCATGGACAACCGCCCGGTGGCCATGGTCATCCTCGATGCGTTTGGCAAGTACACCCACTTCGCCGATGCCAGCCGCATGCGCCAGTGGCTGGAAACCGGTGCCGCCAAGCCAGCGCCGGCGGTGGCCATGCAGTACAAGGCAGAGCGGCAGAACAAAGGGCGCCTGGCGGCGGAATGA
- a CDS encoding REP-associated tyrosine transposase, with the protein MHFPKGCLLRRGRCSEPGRIYLLTTVTQNRRPLFVNFQHARIVIRHLRMTEQEHSCHSLAWVVMPDHVHWLIELKEITLSTLMRRFKARSSHSLRKTGSITAPVWQAGYHDRALRRDEDVVKAARYIVANPLRAGLVNRIADYPHWDAIWI; encoded by the coding sequence ATGCACTTCCCGAAAGGTTGTCTGCTGCGCCGTGGCAGGTGCTCAGAACCCGGCAGAATCTATCTGCTCACAACCGTCACCCAAAACCGTCGCCCGCTGTTCGTGAACTTTCAACACGCTCGCATCGTGATTCGCCATCTGCGCATGACAGAGCAGGAACACAGTTGCCATTCATTGGCCTGGGTTGTCATGCCTGACCATGTTCATTGGCTGATCGAACTGAAAGAAATAACCCTGAGCACACTGATGCGCCGCTTCAAAGCGAGGTCGAGTCACAGTTTGCGAAAGACGGGAAGCATTACGGCCCCTGTCTGGCAAGCCGGATATCACGACCGCGCCCTACGCAGGGACGAAGATGTGGTCAAGGCCGCAAGGTACATCGTTGCCAACCCACTGAGAGCGGGCTTGGTGAACAGAATCGCAGACTATCCGCATTGGGATGCAATATGGATCTGA
- a CDS encoding lysine N(6)-hydroxylase/L-ornithine N(5)-oxygenase family protein, whose protein sequence is MSQSAHPETVKDLIGVGFGPSNLALAIALEELAESQGHALDALFIDKQQDYRWHGETLATQSELQISFLKDLVSLRNPTSPYSFVNYLHQKQRLADFINLGTFYPCRLEYNDYLRWAAEHFATQAVYGEEVLRIEPEVQAGRVEHLRLVSRDGQGREYSRRTRSVVVGSGGTPKIPEKFAAFSEDPRVFHHSRYLSSLNKLPCTAGTPMRIAVIGSGQSAAEAFIDLNDSYPSVKVDMILRGSALKPADDSPFVNEIFAPDYTDLVYNEPADQRSKLLGEYHNTNYSVVDLNLIERIYGILYRQKVAHQYRHNVLCRRQVETVVATREGLELTLRDLATGQQQTHRYDAVILATGYERRSHRDLLAPLAGYLDDFRVDRNYRVLASPDLQASVYLQGFCENSHGLSDTLLSVLPARAAEIGRALYQDLAQLHGRQQPAVALTRA, encoded by the coding sequence ATGAGCCAGTCTGCACACCCGGAAACTGTCAAGGACTTGATCGGCGTGGGCTTCGGCCCTTCCAACCTGGCCCTGGCCATCGCCCTGGAAGAACTCGCCGAGTCCCAGGGCCATGCCCTCGATGCGCTGTTCATCGACAAGCAGCAGGACTACCGCTGGCACGGCGAAACCCTGGCGACCCAGAGCGAGCTGCAGATCTCGTTCCTCAAGGACCTGGTATCGCTGCGCAACCCCACCAGCCCCTACAGCTTCGTCAACTACCTGCACCAGAAGCAGCGCCTGGCCGACTTCATCAACCTCGGCACCTTCTACCCCTGCCGCCTCGAGTACAACGACTACCTGCGCTGGGCCGCCGAGCACTTCGCTACCCAGGCGGTGTATGGCGAAGAGGTGCTGCGCATCGAGCCGGAAGTGCAGGCCGGCCGGGTCGAACACCTGCGCCTGGTTTCGCGTGACGGACAAGGGCGGGAATACAGCCGCCGTACCCGTTCGGTGGTGGTCGGTAGCGGCGGCACGCCGAAAATACCGGAGAAGTTCGCCGCCTTCAGCGAAGACCCGCGGGTATTCCACCACTCCCGGTACCTGAGCAGCCTGAACAAGCTGCCGTGCACCGCCGGCACACCGATGCGCATTGCCGTGATCGGGTCAGGCCAGAGCGCCGCCGAGGCGTTCATCGACCTCAACGACAGCTACCCGTCGGTCAAGGTCGACATGATTCTGCGCGGCTCGGCACTCAAGCCGGCCGATGACAGCCCGTTCGTCAACGAGATCTTCGCGCCGGACTACACTGACCTGGTCTACAACGAACCGGCCGACCAGCGCAGCAAGCTGCTCGGCGAATACCACAACACCAACTACTCGGTGGTCGACCTCAACCTGATCGAGCGCATCTACGGCATCCTCTACCGGCAGAAAGTGGCTCACCAGTACCGCCACAATGTCCTGTGCCGACGCCAGGTGGAAACGGTGGTAGCCACCCGCGAGGGGCTGGAACTGACCCTGCGCGACCTTGCTACCGGCCAGCAGCAAACCCACCGCTATGACGCCGTGATCCTCGCCACCGGCTACGAACGCCGCTCGCACCGTGACCTGCTGGCACCGCTGGCCGGCTACCTTGACGATTTCCGTGTCGACCGCAACTACCGCGTGCTGGCCAGCCCCGACCTGCAGGCCTCGGTGTACCTGCAAGGCTTCTGCGAAAACAGCCACGGCCTAAGTGACACCCTGCTTTCGGTACTACCTGCACGCGCGGCAGAGATCGGCCGCGCGCTGTACCAGGACCTGGCGCAGTTGCACGGTAGGCAGCAGCCGGCCGTCGCCCTGACCCGCGCCTGA
- a CDS encoding PepSY-associated TM helix domain-containing protein → MAKTAKKSKSRLWFLVHSWLALPIWFFVLIVCFTGMLAVVSQEIVWLANPDVRANKPDGNVERLTFQQVLDALHRAEPDMVVERLTQPDGSHFAVKADVTLPDGSSPTLYVNPYTGAIQGKTPDFNFEAFTRALHGWWLVPFTHGFSWGWYLVSLLGLPMLASLVTGLVVYKKFWKGFFKPVRTGHGSRIFWGDLHRLAGVWSIWFIAVISITGTWFLIQAILFDNHITISSRPVVPVIAREDVPQSPDGSPAPRIDLDEAARIAGLAVPGLQINFITLPASAYSHVTLAGPGWYPLMFQSASVNPYTRKVDSQFLLSDRSALEFVTESMRPLHTGDFGGLPIKLVWFFFGLILTLMVFSGLLIWTRRTAQATAAALKRSERAPRPAHPDTTAGVHP, encoded by the coding sequence ATGGCGAAAACCGCGAAAAAATCGAAATCCAGGCTTTGGTTCCTTGTCCACAGCTGGCTCGCCCTGCCGATCTGGTTCTTTGTCCTGATCGTCTGTTTCACCGGCATGCTCGCCGTGGTCAGCCAGGAAATCGTCTGGCTGGCCAACCCGGATGTACGCGCCAACAAGCCCGATGGCAACGTCGAACGCCTGACTTTCCAGCAGGTGCTGGATGCGTTGCACAGGGCCGAACCGGACATGGTGGTGGAGCGCCTGACCCAACCCGACGGTTCGCACTTTGCCGTCAAGGCCGATGTCACCCTGCCTGACGGCAGCAGCCCGACGTTGTACGTAAACCCGTACACCGGCGCGATCCAGGGCAAGACGCCCGACTTCAACTTCGAGGCCTTCACCCGTGCCCTGCACGGCTGGTGGCTGGTGCCGTTCACCCATGGCTTCAGCTGGGGCTGGTACCTGGTGTCGCTGCTCGGCCTGCCCATGCTGGCGTCGCTGGTCACCGGCCTGGTGGTGTACAAGAAATTCTGGAAAGGCTTCTTCAAGCCGGTGCGCACCGGCCATGGCTCGCGGATTTTCTGGGGCGACCTGCATCGCCTGGCCGGGGTCTGGTCGATCTGGTTCATTGCGGTCATCTCCATTACCGGCACCTGGTTTCTGATCCAGGCGATCCTGTTCGACAACCACATCACCATTTCCAGCCGCCCGGTCGTGCCGGTGATCGCCCGCGAGGACGTGCCGCAAAGCCCGGATGGCAGCCCGGCACCACGCATCGACCTGGATGAAGCCGCGCGTATTGCCGGCCTGGCGGTGCCGGGGCTGCAGATCAACTTCATCACCCTGCCCGCCTCCGCCTACAGCCACGTCACCCTGGCCGGGCCGGGCTGGTACCCGCTGATGTTCCAGAGTGCTTCGGTGAACCCCTATACGCGCAAGGTCGACAGCCAGTTCCTGCTCAGCGACCGCTCGGCACTGGAGTTCGTCACCGAATCCATGCGCCCGTTGCATACCGGCGATTTCGGCGGCCTGCCGATCAAGCTGGTGTGGTTCTTCTTCGGTTTGATCCTCACCCTGATGGTGTTCAGCGGCTTGCTGATCTGGACCAGACGCACCGCCCAGGCCACCGCCGCCGCGCTCAAGCGCAGCGAACGCGCGCCGCGCCCGGCACACCCTGACACCACCGCGGGGGTGCACCCATGA
- a CDS encoding thiamine pyrophosphate-binding protein — protein MSKVQTLPGSPLKRLWLKWRFHLNALLILIPLGFMPKYFADAKLFRGEAGLGANVISDIQVGPYRLDLAELRDEAPRVDGPAGYFKVFNAALCKACIKEVKAAYLRIGKPRSLRAAGTIFFGAPYHMGTSLPIPPRTRADAQIWITLEGWDGSLHQASVPLAKASPATVAWLEKQGGKK, from the coding sequence ATGAGCAAGGTTCAAACCCTGCCCGGCAGCCCGCTGAAGCGGCTGTGGCTGAAATGGCGCTTCCACCTGAATGCCCTGCTGATTCTCATCCCGCTGGGCTTCATGCCGAAGTACTTCGCCGATGCCAAACTGTTCCGTGGCGAAGCCGGCCTTGGCGCCAATGTGATCAGCGACATTCAGGTCGGCCCCTACCGCCTCGACCTGGCCGAACTGCGTGACGAGGCCCCCCGCGTCGACGGCCCGGCCGGGTATTTCAAGGTATTCAACGCCGCGTTGTGCAAGGCCTGTATCAAGGAGGTCAAGGCCGCTTACCTGCGCATCGGCAAACCGCGCAGCTTGCGCGCCGCCGGCACCATTTTCTTTGGCGCGCCATACCACATGGGCACTTCGCTGCCCATCCCACCCCGCACCCGCGCGGACGCGCAGATCTGGATCACCCTGGAAGGCTGGGACGGCAGCCTGCACCAGGCGTCAGTGCCCCTGGCCAAGGCATCGCCAGCCACCGTGGCCTGGCTCGAGAAACAAGGAGGCAAGAAATGA
- a CDS encoding DUF6162 family protein, with translation MSRCQVIRPAGAGHETLYVLLVSLLIVVLAASVVLMRGEREDEQAIASHQIDARRDLTAAEQGLYTDLRVAFDEIRLLHEENAAVPSVSTLAEDGLPPFVADAGSQRRGSHQWSWLQAGAYLGRSQAPEVAGSLLLIVPNDSAGEADIWLRRDTAAAPPGDLGQAALIAAGWRQVVSHYDAGVTREHRH, from the coding sequence ATGAGCCGCTGCCAAGTGATCCGCCCGGCCGGTGCCGGGCACGAAACCCTGTACGTGCTGCTGGTCAGCCTGCTGATCGTGGTGCTCGCCGCCAGCGTGGTGCTGATGCGTGGTGAGCGCGAGGACGAACAGGCCATCGCCAGCCACCAGATCGATGCCCGCCGCGACCTCACCGCTGCCGAGCAAGGCCTGTACACCGACCTGCGGGTGGCCTTCGACGAAATCCGCCTGCTGCATGAAGAAAACGCCGCCGTCCCCAGCGTAAGCACCCTGGCCGAGGACGGCCTGCCGCCGTTCGTGGCCGACGCCGGCAGCCAGCGCCGCGGCAGCCATCAGTGGTCGTGGCTGCAGGCCGGTGCCTACCTGGGTCGCAGCCAGGCCCCGGAAGTAGCCGGCAGCCTGTTGTTGATCGTACCGAACGACAGCGCTGGCGAAGCAGATATCTGGCTGCGCCGCGACACCGCCGCCGCGCCCCCGGGCGACCTCGGCCAGGCCGCACTGATCGCTGCCGGCTGGCGGCAAGTAGTCAGTCATTACGACGCCGGGGTCACCCGCGAACACCGTCACTGA
- a CDS encoding metal ABC transporter substrate-binding protein has protein sequence MFRSALALLLALALPASAMADNGKPLRIGITLHPYYSYVSNIVGDKAEVVPLIPAGFNPHAYEPRAQDIKRIGTLDVVVLNGVGHDDFAGRMIAASEKPAIQTIEANQNVPLLAATGIAARGAGKVVNPHTFLSISTSIAQVNNIARELGKLDPDNARLYRQNARAYAKRLRILRAEALAKVTEAPGASFRVATIHAAYDYLVRDFGLEVTAVVEPAHGIEPSPAQLKRTIDQLKALDVRVIFSEMDFPSAYVETIQRESGVRLYPLTHISYGEYTRDKYEVEMQRNLDTVVRAIQENRT, from the coding sequence ATGTTCCGCTCCGCCCTCGCCCTGCTCCTGGCTCTTGCCCTGCCGGCATCGGCCATGGCCGATAACGGCAAGCCGCTGCGCATCGGCATCACCCTGCACCCCTATTACAGCTACGTGAGCAACATCGTCGGCGACAAGGCCGAAGTGGTGCCGTTGATCCCGGCAGGTTTCAACCCGCATGCCTACGAACCACGGGCGCAGGACATCAAGCGTATCGGTACGCTGGATGTGGTGGTGCTCAACGGCGTGGGCCATGACGACTTTGCCGGGCGCATGATCGCCGCCAGCGAAAAGCCCGCTATCCAGACCATCGAGGCCAACCAGAACGTGCCGTTGCTGGCGGCCACCGGCATTGCCGCCCGCGGTGCCGGCAAGGTAGTCAACCCGCACACCTTCCTGTCGATCAGCACCAGCATCGCCCAGGTCAACAATATCGCTCGCGAGCTGGGCAAGCTCGACCCGGACAACGCCAGGCTGTACAGGCAAAATGCCCGAGCCTACGCCAAGCGCCTGCGCATCCTGCGGGCCGAGGCCCTGGCCAAGGTCACCGAAGCACCCGGCGCCAGCTTCCGGGTGGCCACCATCCATGCCGCCTACGACTATCTGGTGCGCGACTTCGGCCTGGAGGTGACAGCGGTGGTCGAGCCAGCCCATGGCATCGAGCCCAGCCCGGCCCAGTTGAAGAGAACCATCGACCAGCTGAAGGCCCTGGATGTGCGGGTGATTTTTTCGGAAATGGATTTTCCGTCCGCCTATGTCGAAACCATCCAGCGTGAATCCGGCGTGCGCCTCTACCCGCTCACGCACATTTCCTATGGCGAATACACCAGGGACAAGTACGAAGTGGAAATGCAGCGCAACCTCGACACTGTCGTGCGCGCCATCCAGGAGAACCGCACATGA